A window of Castanea sativa cultivar Marrone di Chiusa Pesio chromosome 1, ASM4071231v1 contains these coding sequences:
- the LOC142622228 gene encoding uncharacterized protein LOC142622228, whose protein sequence is MEIFRCLSYKLFLSLMFILVVSAIDPYSEALLGLKSELVDDYHSLSDWLVPPGKNAPGEVSACSWSGITCNSNKTIVIGLDLSMKNLSGVMTGKQLGVFTELVDLNLSFNSFSGQLPVEIFNLSNLNVLDISRNNFSGHFPGGISGLKNLFVFDAFSNSFSGPLPVEVSQLDSLKVLNFAGSYFNGPIPSEYGSFKSLEFLHLGGNFLSDNIPPELGKLKTVTHMEIGYNTYQGSIPWQLGNMSELQYLDIAGANLSGPIPEQLSNLTKLESLFLFRNQLTGSIPWEFSRIMALTNLDLSDNQISGPIPESFVELKNLRLLSLMYNEMNGSVPESIAKLPSLETLLIWNNFFSGSLPQSLGRNSKIKWVDVSTNNFIGSIPPDICSGGMLYKLILFSNNFSGSLSPSLSNCSSLVRLRLEDNSFSGEVPFKFSHLSDITYVDLSRNKLTGGIPTDISQAANLQYFNISNNPELEGMIPAETWSLPPLQNFSASSCSISGNLPQFQSCKSISVIELSMNNLSGIVPKSVSNCQAIERMDLANNNLSGHIPEELASLPALSVLDLSHNSFNGPIPVKFGSSSSLLVLNVSFNDISGSIPSENSFRLMGSTAFVGNPRLCGAPLRPCSGSILGSKGTEKLRWVLVLCAAVVMLIVASILGVIYFQRGFKGQWKMVSFNGIPRFTAKDVLKSLSSTESAEPVQAPSASVCKAVLPTGITVLVKKIEWEAKRIGVMSEFITSLGNSRHKNLIRLLGFCYNKHLAYLLYDYLPNGNLAEKIRMKMDWGTKYKIIVGIAKGLCFLHHDCYPAIPHGDLKSSNIVFDENMEPHLAEFGFRYLVQLNKGLYSAASKKETGEFNNAIKEELYTDVYNFGEIILEILTNGKLTNAGASIHNKPKEVLLKDIYNENEVDCKTSLQEEVKLVLDVAFICTRSRASDRPSIEDALKFLSGLKPQDNNRT, encoded by the exons ATGGAGATTTTCCGGTGCTTGTCTTACAAGCTTTTCCTTTCTTTGATGTTCATCTTAGTGGTCTCAGCCATTGATCCCTACTCAGAGGCACTTCTGGGTTTAAAATCTGAGCTTGTAGATGATTATCACAGTTTGAGTGACTGGCTTGTGCCTCCTGGAAAGAATGCACCTGGAGAAGTATCTGCATGTTCTTGGTCTGGCATCACTTGCAACAGCAACAAAACCATTGTTATTGGTTTAGACCTGTCAATGAAGAATCTTTCTGGTGTAATGACTGGGAAGCAACTCGGTGTCTTCACTGAGCTTGTTGATCTCAACCTCAGCTTCAATTCTTTCTCTGGGCAGCTTCCTGTAGAGATTTTCAATCTTTCCAATCTAAACGTCTTAGATATCAGCAGAAACAATTTTTCTGGCCACTTTCCTGGTGGGATATCTGGTCTAAAGAACCTGTTTGTGTTTGATGCCTTCAGCAACAGTTTTTCAGGGCCATTGCCTGTTGAAGTTTCACAGCTTGACTCTCTCAAAGTTCTTAACTTTGCTGGGAGTTACTTCAATGGACCAATCCCATCAGAATATGGATCTTTCAAGAGCCTTGAGTTTCTTCACCTAGGAGGAAATTTCCTCAGTGATAACATACCACCAGAACTGGGTAAACTCAAAACAGTGACCCATATGGAGATTGGCTACAACACTTACCAAGGAAGTATTCCATGGCAATTGGGAAACATGAGTGAACTTCAGTATCTTGATATTGCTGGTGCAAATCTCTCCGGCCCAATACCAGAGCAACTCTCCAACCTCACCAAGCTGGaatcactttttctcttcaGAAACCAGCTCACTGGATCGATACCATGGGAGTTCAGCAGAATCATGGCTCTCACAAACTTGGATCTTTCCGATAACCAAATTTCAGGGCCTATACCTGAGAGCTTTGTAGAGTTGAAGAACCTGAGACTGCTCAGTCTTATGTACAATGAGATGAATGGAAGTGTCCCCGAAAGCATTGCAAAACTTCCATCACTGGAAACTCTTCTTATATGGAACAATTTCTTCTCTGGTTCACTTCCACAGAGCTTAGGCAGAAACTCAAAAATCAAGTGGGTGGATGTTTCCACAAACAATTTCATTGGCAGCATTCCACCTGATATATGTTCGGGAGGTATGCTATATAAGTTGATCTTGTTTTCCAATAATTTTTCGGGAAGTCTTTCACCATCTCTCTCAAATTGTTCTTCACTTGTTCGTCTTAGACTTGAAGACAATTCATTCTCAGGTGAGGTTCCTTTCAAATTCAGCCATCTTTCTGATATCACATATGTGGACTTGTCAAGGAACAAGTTGACAGGTGGGATTCCCACAGATATATCCCAAGCTGCCAATCTTCAGTACTTTAACATCTCTAACAATCCAGAATTAGAAGGCATGATCCCTGCAGAGACATGGTCTTTGCCACCTCTTCAAAACTTCTCAGCATCCTCTTGTAGTATCTCAGGCAATCTTCCTCAATTCCAGTCCTGCAAATCCATTTCTGTAATTGAATTGAGCATGAACAATTTGTCAGGAATTGTCCCAAAAAGTGTTTCTAATTGCCAGGCTATTGAGAGGATGGATTTGGCAAACAATAATTTGTCAGGTCATATACCTGAAGAGCTTGCAAGTCTTCCTGCTCTTAGTGTGTTGGACCTATCACACAATAGTTTCAACGGTCCAATACCTGTAAAGTTTGGTAGTTCTTCAAGTTTACTAGTATTGAATGTGTCTTTCAATGATATCTCTGGTTCCATTCCCTCAGAAAATTCATTTAGATTAATGGGTAGCACTGCATTTGTTGGAAATCCTCGGCTATGTGGAGCACCTCTGCGACCATGTTCTGGTTCAATATTGGGAAGCAAAGGCACAGAGAAGCTAAGATGGGTCCTGGTACTGTGTGCAGCGGTGGTCATGTTAATTGTAGCATCAATTCTTGGGGTAATTTACTTCCAAAGAGGATTTAAAGGCCAATGGAAGATGGTCTCGTTTAATGGAATCCCTCGATTCACTGCCAAGGATGTTTTGAAGAGCCTCAGTTCTACAGAATCAGCAGAACCTGTACAAGCACCATCAGCTTCAGTTTGTAAGGCAGTCCTGCCTACAGGTATAACAGTTCTGGTGAAGAAAATTGAATGGGAAGCCAAGAGAATAGGGGTCATGTCAGAATTTATAACAAGCTTGGGAAATTCAAGGCACAAGAATTTGATTAGATTGTTGGGATTTTGCTATAACAAGCATTTGGCTTATCTTTTGTATGATTACTTGCCTAATGGGAATTTAGCTGAGAAAATAAGAATGAAGATGGACTGGGGaaccaaatacaaaattatagTTGGGATTGCAAAAGGACTTTGCTTCCTTCACCATGACTGTTATCCAGCAATTCCTCATGGAGATCTGAAGTCAAGTAACATAGTGTTTGATGAAAACATGGAACCCCATTTGGCAGAATTTGGCTTCAGGTATCTGGTACAGTTGAATAAAGGTTTATATTCAGCAGCTTCCAAGAAGGAAACAG GTGAATTCAACAATGCCATAAAAGAGGAGCTTTACACGGACGTTTACAACTTCGGAGAGATCATTCTGGAAATTTTAACTAATGGCAAGTTGACAAATGCAGGAGCAAGCATTCACAACAAGCCAAAGGAGGTTCTTTTAAAAGACATTTACAATGAGAATGAAGTTGATTGTAAAACCTCTTTGCAAGAGGAGGTAAAATTGGTTCTTGATGTTGCTTTCATCTGCACTAGAAGTAGGGCATCTGATCGGCCATCCATAGAAGATGCACTCAAGTTTTTATCTGGGTTGAAGCCACAAGATAATAACAGAACTTAA